A single region of the Desulfovibrio sp. genome encodes:
- a CDS encoding lactate permease LctP family transporter gives MAWTQVYDPVGGAVVSALLAGIPLISLFYMLAVRRAKGHYAAALAVALSFVLAVAVWGMPFGTALGALSYGAAFGLFPIIWIVITAVWVYNMTVESGEFEYIKESLARLTDDRRLQAIFIAFAFGSFIEGTAGFGTPVAITAAMLVGLGFRPLYAAGICLIANTAPVAFGAIGIPIIVGAQVSGIPEMHVSQIVGRQLPFLSILVPLWLCVVMCGFKRAMEVLPAIIVAGVSFAGSQFLFSNYHGATLPDIMSALITIIAMVLLLRVWKPKTVWRFEGEKETVLTGAAPSTGVVLRAWLPYIVLAVMVFLWGLPQFKNLLNAVPGSVLKFSWPALDGMVHKAAPILAAGKDPNYPAVFVFNWLSAGGTAILLAGFFSVPFMPGYSFGKAINCLFRTIHQLRFPIATIAMILGLAYLMNFSGMSSTLGIAFTLTGPLFPLFSPLLGWLGVFLTGSDTSSNALFCGMQRSTAEVVGMDPALAVSANSSGGVTGKMISPQSISVATAATNLVGHEGDLFRFTLGHSLAMTGFICVLTYLQSNVLHWMLP, from the coding sequence ATGGCTTGGACACAAGTGTATGATCCGGTTGGCGGAGCTGTAGTTTCCGCCCTGCTGGCAGGTATCCCCCTGATCAGCCTTTTTTACATGCTGGCCGTGCGTCGTGCTAAGGGGCATTACGCCGCGGCTCTTGCTGTGGCACTTTCTTTCGTTCTGGCGGTTGCCGTGTGGGGCATGCCGTTTGGGACAGCGCTGGGCGCATTGAGCTACGGCGCGGCCTTTGGCCTCTTCCCCATCATCTGGATCGTTATTACGGCGGTCTGGGTGTACAACATGACTGTGGAATCGGGCGAATTTGAATACATCAAAGAATCGCTCGCGCGTCTGACGGACGACCGTCGTTTGCAGGCAATCTTTATCGCCTTTGCCTTTGGTTCCTTCATTGAAGGTACCGCTGGCTTCGGCACCCCTGTGGCAATCACCGCCGCCATGCTGGTGGGCCTGGGCTTCCGCCCCCTGTACGCCGCTGGTATCTGTCTGATTGCCAACACCGCGCCCGTGGCCTTTGGCGCCATTGGTATCCCGATCATCGTAGGCGCCCAGGTTTCCGGCATTCCTGAAATGCACGTGAGCCAGATCGTTGGTCGTCAGCTGCCCTTCCTGTCCATCCTGGTGCCCCTGTGGCTCTGCGTGGTCATGTGCGGCTTCAAGCGCGCCATGGAAGTGCTGCCCGCCATCATCGTGGCTGGCGTGAGCTTCGCCGGTTCGCAGTTCCTGTTCTCCAACTACCACGGCGCTACGCTGCCCGATATCATGTCGGCTCTTATCACCATCATTGCCATGGTGTTGTTGCTGCGCGTGTGGAAGCCCAAGACCGTGTGGCGTTTTGAGGGCGAAAAGGAAACCGTGCTGACCGGAGCTGCCCCTTCAACGGGCGTGGTGCTGCGTGCGTGGCTGCCTTACATCGTTCTGGCCGTCATGGTGTTCTTGTGGGGCCTGCCCCAGTTCAAGAACTTGCTGAACGCCGTGCCCGGTTCGGTGCTCAAGTTCTCCTGGCCCGCTCTTGACGGCATGGTGCACAAGGCTGCTCCCATCCTGGCCGCCGGCAAGGATCCCAACTATCCCGCAGTGTTCGTGTTCAACTGGCTTTCCGCCGGTGGTACGGCCATCCTGCTGGCCGGTTTCTTCTCCGTGCCTTTCATGCCTGGTTATTCGTTCGGCAAGGCTATTAACTGCCTGTTCCGCACCATTCACCAGCTGCGCTTCCCCATTGCGACCATCGCCATGATCCTGGGCCTGGCTTACCTCATGAACTTCTCTGGCATGAGCTCCACTCTGGGTATTGCTTTTACCCTGACTGGCCCGCTGTTCCCGCTCTTCTCGCCCCTGCTGGGCTGGTTGGGCGTGTTCCTGACCGGTTCGGACACCTCTTCAAACGCCCTGTTCTGCGGTATGCAGCGCTCCACGGCTGAAGTGGTGGGCATGGATCCGGCCCTGGCCGTTTCCGCCAACTCTTCCGGTGGTGTTACCGGTAAGATGATTTCGCCCCAGTCCATCAGTGTGGCAACAGCTGCCACCAATCTGGTTGGGCATGAAGGCGATCTCTTCCGGTTTACGCTTGGTCACAGTTTGGCCATGACGGGCTTTATCTGCGTGCTCACCTACTTGCAGTCTAACGTGCTGCATTGGATGCTGCCGTAA
- a CDS encoding KUP/HAK/KT family potassium transporter, whose amino-acid sequence MDSQQITFSSTVKSLGLVFGDIGTSPIYTLAVIFMLTERTEDHFIGILSLIIWTLLLLVTVGYAWLAMSLSKGGEGGTIVLLSILRPLLRSGRKIGFASVMAFVGVSLLIGDGVITPAISILSAVEGLTLVPGLEKTPKVAIIGVALVFTTLLFAVQKKGSGTVSGVFGPIMALWFGVLAVSGIASITQAPQVVKALNPMYAIDFMVHNGIASFFVLSEVILCATGGEALYADMGHMGRKPIIAAWGIVFVALVASYMGQTSFLIRNPDAENVLFELINSQARHLYVPFLVLSLMATVIASQALISGLFSIMYQCMATHIMPLFKVDFTSKELHSQIYINSVNWALYVAVVLAICGFGESHKLAAAYGLAVTGTMSITGVFMVWIFHLQGRHFNSVIAAIVCALDFIYLFANFYKFPHGGYWSILISLIPLTVILIYTRGQRAAYQRMRPMGKEQFLERFAEERARGCAIRGTAIFFLRSLDKVSPYIVKTMFSNGIIYEQNIMLCIGRTNEPIGVTWHFDEDPAEGIRVFEVAAGYMEVVDIYHILSEAGIKPRVIFYGVEDILTSSPVWRIYAIIKKLAPSFVQFYKMPVHAVHGVISRIDM is encoded by the coding sequence ATGGATTCGCAGCAGATAACGTTTTCTTCAACCGTCAAATCACTGGGCCTTGTGTTTGGCGATATTGGTACAAGCCCCATATATACGCTGGCAGTCATATTCATGCTGACCGAGCGCACAGAAGACCATTTTATCGGGATTCTTTCGCTGATTATCTGGACTTTGCTGCTGCTCGTGACAGTGGGGTACGCGTGGCTGGCCATGAGCCTGAGCAAGGGCGGCGAGGGCGGCACCATTGTGTTGCTTTCCATCCTGCGGCCATTGCTGCGTTCTGGCAGAAAAATCGGCTTTGCTTCGGTTATGGCCTTTGTGGGTGTTTCACTGCTCATTGGCGACGGGGTCATTACCCCGGCCATTTCCATCCTTTCAGCGGTGGAAGGCCTGACCCTTGTGCCGGGCCTTGAGAAGACCCCCAAGGTCGCGATTATTGGCGTTGCACTGGTATTTACAACCCTGCTTTTTGCCGTGCAGAAAAAGGGCAGCGGAACGGTATCCGGCGTGTTTGGCCCGATCATGGCGCTGTGGTTTGGCGTGCTGGCTGTTTCAGGCATAGCCTCCATAACGCAGGCGCCTCAGGTCGTGAAGGCGCTGAACCCCATGTATGCCATTGATTTTATGGTGCACAACGGGATCGCGAGCTTTTTTGTGCTTTCTGAGGTTATTTTGTGCGCCACAGGCGGCGAGGCTCTCTATGCGGATATGGGCCACATGGGGCGCAAACCCATTATTGCAGCCTGGGGCATTGTTTTTGTGGCTCTGGTGGCCAGCTATATGGGGCAGACTTCGTTTCTTATCCGCAATCCAGATGCCGAGAACGTGCTGTTTGAATTGATTAACAGCCAGGCCAGACATCTGTATGTTCCATTCCTGGTACTCAGCCTCATGGCCACGGTCATTGCTTCACAGGCCCTCATAAGCGGCTTGTTTTCCATCATGTACCAGTGCATGGCCACCCACATAATGCCCTTGTTCAAGGTGGACTTTACCTCAAAAGAGCTGCACTCGCAGATATATATCAATTCAGTGAACTGGGCTTTGTATGTTGCTGTGGTACTTGCCATCTGCGGATTTGGCGAATCCCACAAGCTTGCTGCGGCATACGGCCTTGCCGTTACCGGCACCATGTCCATAACCGGCGTATTTATGGTCTGGATTTTCCATTTGCAGGGGCGGCACTTCAATTCCGTCATTGCGGCCATAGTCTGTGCGCTTGATTTCATCTACCTCTTTGCCAATTTTTATAAATTTCCGCACGGCGGGTACTGGTCCATCCTCATTTCACTTATTCCGCTTACTGTTATCCTTATCTATACCCGTGGGCAGAGGGCTGCGTATCAACGCATGCGCCCCATGGGCAAGGAGCAGTTTCTGGAAAGGTTTGCCGAAGAGCGGGCCAGAGGCTGCGCCATACGCGGTACAGCCATATTTTTTTTGCGCAGTCTGGACAAGGTTTCGCCCTACATTGTCAAGACCATGTTCAGCAATGGCATTATTTATGAGCAGAACATCATGCTTTGCATCGGGCGCACCAATGAGCCCATAGGCGTGACATGGCATTTTGATGAGGACCCCGCCGAGGGCATCCGTGTTTTTGAAGTGGCAGCCGGTTATATGGAGGTAGTTGATATCTACCACATACTCTCTGAAGCGGGTATCAAGCCACGAGTCATATTTTATGGCGTGGAAGACATCCTCACAAGTTCGCCTGTGTGGCGCATTTACGCCATCATCAAAAAACTGGCGCCGTCGTTCGTACAGTTTTACAAAATGCCGGTACATGCCGTGCATGGGGTTATCAGCCGCATAGACATGTAG